In Sphingobacterium sp. SYP-B4668, the sequence GTGCGGCACAGCATATCATCGTTGAAGAATATATGGATATGGCCGAAGGTATCATGTTGGAAGAACGGGATGGCAGAGGATACTTTTCTGAAGTCACCTTACATCCCACCGTGGTGGTTAAAACCGAAGACATGATTCAAACAGCAATCGAATTACACCAAAAAGCAAATGAATATTGCTTCATGGCCAATTCTGTAAAGTTTCCCATAAAGCATTTCCCCGTCGTGAGGGTTGGGTAACACAACATTTGGCCACAGAGAAAAAAACAAAATCAGGACCAACACCGTGAAGTATAGCTATGAATACCACAGTGTTGCGTGTTCGTTATTTTGAACCGTAACCCATCAATAGTATAAACGACGACAACGGTGCCCCGCTTTAGAAAGCATCTCTATAATCTCACTACTGATATCAGTCTTAGCTTCCACTCTCAAAATCTTGTCTACATCTTCTAGGTCTACAGACCAGGAGACAAGGTCCATCAATGACGTCATATTGAGTCTCAGCTTTTCATTAAGCTTTTGAATATTCGTGGCAAATATTAATACAATCATAGTTAATAGTTTAATGCCTTTTAGACAATGGGGACATGTTTAAATCTAACCCACTGCACGAGGTGCAGCAGGCTAGATAGACCCTTTTAAAGAGGATCTCCACACACACTTCTTTAAAGACTTCCCCCGCCTAAAGAGCGGTATAATACAGTTAGCGCCTGTAGACGACTAGTGCGCACATTGGCTAGATCCAGTTCAGCTTGAAGCTTATTGGTTTGTGCTAGAATAATATCAAGATAAGTCGCGCTATCATACTTAAACAGCGTCAATGCTTGCCCCACCACCGCGTCAGCCTTAAGCACCAATTGCTCGGTTATTTGATGCTGCTGTTCTAACTTCTCAAGTTGATTAAGCGCGTCAGATACCTCGCCTACCGCCGTAAGCACACTCTGTTTAAAACGAAGTTCAGCCTGATCGTAGTTCACTTGAGATTGAAGATATCTTGTTTTCAGTTGTTTACCCTGAAATATGGGTTGGGCCAAACTTCCGCCCACTATTCCAAATAGTGAACCTGGAATACTAAACCAATTACTAGCTTTAAAAGCATTCAATCCTCCCTGCGCCGTAATATTAATAGCAGGATACATACTTACTTTAGCCACGTGAATAGCTGCAACGCTTTTACGCAGCTCCACTTCGCGTCCTTTAACATCCGGTCTGTGACTCAGCAGCTCAGCAGGCACCCCCGAGCTTATCGCAGCATAGGGAGCAGTATCCTCAAGTCCAATAGATCGCGTTATCTTGCTTGGAAAACTACCCGTCAATACACTTAATGCATTCTCTTGTATCTGTATTGCATTTTCAATGGTCGGAATACGATTCATAATTTGAATTTTGGCAACTTCTTGTTGTTCCACCGGTAGTGACTGTATCAACCCTAGTTCATATTGCTTCTTCAAGAGCAGCAAGGCACTGTCTGCAAATGCCAGATTCGCGTTCGTAATTTTCAATTGCTTATCCAGCATTAGTAGATTGTAGTATCCCTGCGCAATTTCTGATATCAATCTGATCTTCACGACCTTTGCCCCCTCCTCACTGGTAAGCAAATCCATCAAAGCCCCTTCTTGTGCACCCTTTATTTTTCCCCAGATATCCGCCTCCCATGATATAGCCACAGCACTGTTATAATCTTGCATATATCGATCTCCAAGAAATTGCCCAGCCATCATACCATTCATACTATTGTTGGACGGTCTCGTAATAGTAGTACTTCCGATAGTCGCGTCTACTCTCGGCAACCCAGCCAACTTAGTCTGCTTATAACCCAATGCTGCAAATTCAATTTGCTTCAAAGCTATCCTAAAATCATAATTATGGACGAGACCCCTGTCAATAAGTCCGATCAAAACCGAGTCTCTAAAAAAATCTTTGTAGTCCAATTCGGCGACATTCTCCACCGTATCTACCACACTACTATCCACACCAGTATATATATTAGGCAGCTCCATGTTAGGGCGTTCATACTTACGCACAGAGCAGGCCGTCATTAGCCCCATCAAATAGAGGGGTATTATTATTCTCTTTATATTTACTAACATCATATATATTTATATCCCTATGAATCTTTAATAATCCCAATCCTCTTCAGAAACCTGCTTACCGCTCAACCTTTCCTGCAAAAACTGAAAAACTACAAATAGCACCGGTGTAGTAAAGATTCCTACAACCGTACCGAACAGCATACCAAATACCGCAGCATATCCAATAGAGTGATTTCCCAAGGCTGAAGGCCCAGTGGCAAACAGAAGAGGCAGTAACCCCGTGATAAAAGCAAGGGATGTCATTAATATAGGTCGCAATCTAGCCTTTGCTCCTTCTACCGCAGCTGCCACCAA encodes:
- a CDS encoding OsmC family protein, with translation MKQHIYTSQIVWTGNNGTGTDHYKNYERSHIIAVPHKQVIEGSSDPAFRGDHTKHNPEDLFLSSLSSCHMLWYLHFCAAQHIIVEEYMDMAEGIMLEERDGRGYFSEVTLHPTVVVKTEDMIQTAIELHQKANEYCFMANSVKFPIKHFPVVRVG
- a CDS encoding efflux transporter outer membrane subunit, whose amino-acid sequence is MMLVNIKRIIIPLYLMGLMTACSVRKYERPNMELPNIYTGVDSSVVDTVENVAELDYKDFFRDSVLIGLIDRGLVHNYDFRIALKQIEFAALGYKQTKLAGLPRVDATIGSTTITRPSNNSMNGMMAGQFLGDRYMQDYNSAVAISWEADIWGKIKGAQEGALMDLLTSEEGAKVVKIRLISEIAQGYYNLLMLDKQLKITNANLAFADSALLLLKKQYELGLIQSLPVEQQEVAKIQIMNRIPTIENAIQIQENALSVLTGSFPSKITRSIGLEDTAPYAAISSGVPAELLSHRPDVKGREVELRKSVAAIHVAKVSMYPAINITAQGGLNAFKASNWFSIPGSLFGIVGGSLAQPIFQGKQLKTRYLQSQVNYDQAELRFKQSVLTAVGEVSDALNQLEKLEQQHQITEQLVLKADAVVGQALTLFKYDSATYLDIILAQTNKLQAELDLANVRTSRLQALTVLYRSLGGGSL